From the Helianthus annuus cultivar XRQ/B chromosome 17, HanXRQr2.0-SUNRISE, whole genome shotgun sequence genome, the window CAGTGCTTGTGCTAATCCTTGCGGCTGTGGACTTCCAGAAGCGGCAGCATCTGCTATACTTGTAGTGGTCACAAGAGCTCTTTCTCGATTAGGAGTTGCAGGTTGAGCAGGAGTTGCAGGAGTTTGATCTCTGTTTACAAGTGGCTTCGGGCAGTTTCGAGCATAGTGtccttcctcatgacagttgAAACAACGAAGATTAAAGGGCACTTTAGCAGCTCCATTCCATGCATTTCCCCACCTGTTTTTACCTGTTCTTTTCACAAACTTTTGGGCTCTGAAGGCTGCCATTGCCATCTGCCAGGTGatatccatttcttcaacatcatctggaTGAATCTGTGTCAGATCATCAGGACTccactttggtggatcaagctttcCTGCAATGAAAGCATTCAGACAGTTGATCACTGACGCTGCTATATCCAGTTTTTCCTTTGATTGATTTGCGAAGAAGGCCATCATTTCGTTGTTTGCAGCGGAGGCAGAGGTAGGAGCAACAGTAGAGACATTTCCAGCATTTTGAATTGAAGCAGGAGAAGCTGGAGAAACGACTTGATTTGAAGATCCAGATGAGTGCACCTTTGCTGAAGTTGGAGAAGCGGATGAAGTATTGCGAAACATCTGAAAGCCTCCTTGAGACAATAAGGCtgtgttgctgttgttgttggaGGAGGCGGGAGCAATGGAGAAACCAGCAGCTAGCATACTGTTCTTGTAATTTGTTTCTCTTTGCTTATCATCCAGTTCGCATGCCTTAATGTGAGAGATCATCTCTGACAGAGTGCATCTAGCTAGGTCTTTTGTCTTCTTGATCAtagcaacatgatgatcccaactctttGGTAGTGCATTGAGAAGTTGTCAATTTGAGAATGCATTTGTtgtatgaatttcttccatttgcatttgagTGACTAGCTTCACGAATCTCTGAATCTGATTGTCTATcgtttcaccataaatatggttgaaattgttgaagttttgttgcagCAAATTTCTTCGGCTCTCTTTCATGTCTTCGTTTCCTTCATAAACCTCGATCAGagaatcccacaattctttggcagatttgcaggtgcgaaaACCAATAGCAATATCAGGACCCAAACCCATGGTTAAGTAGGAAAGagctcgatcatcttcttcaacaatgaGCAAATCATCTTCAGTGTACTGATCTCGAGGCTTCTTTATTTTGACATCTGGTTCTGTGGGGCTTTCCATCATAATCTCCCTAGGTCCTCTCAAAATGCTTCGCCACAGCTTGTAATCCTTAACCTTCAgatgctgttcaaagcgccacttccactcgggaaaatCATTAGCATCAGTTAATCTAGGAATGCGTGTTGTAGTTCCAAGCTTTGAGTCCAATTCTTGTTGTTGATTAAGGGCGGTCAATTCACTGTTGTTAGACGACATgtttaattaatcagttaattagttaattaatttttgttttaaGTCCAAAAGTCAACAGTCCAACAGTTCAACAGATCAGGTCCAAAACACGTGTTTCAGTTtgacgttgcgagtcgagaccacgaaTGCGAGTCGAAACCAAAATCAAACAACTCGAGACTTGACTAGTTGCGAGTCAAACACCACTTGTCGAGACCAGccgattgcgagtcgagacaaaaaacagcacaactcgagacttgactcgagaccGACAaccgttgcgagtcgaaaccagaACAGGACAAGTCGAGACCACagtcgttgcgagtcgagaccaaagCAGAACAAGTCGAGACAACaccagattgcgagtcgagacctgcaAAACAGATAAGAGATAAGAACTGTTGACTCGTAATCCCGAATATCCAGcacttccaaaattcaaagattttgagatctttgaattttcttcaattaGCTCCGAGAAATCAGCAAACAGATTTCTGAAAACACACGATCCAAATCAGTAGAAATTTTAACAATATCACCAAGAACAGATCGATAAAAATTAAGTCTTCCACTGCAGAAACAACCACCAAAAACCAGATTAGTAATAACAATTTGATCTTGAATCtgattgatatcaaaaccgaaccaagaatggtttcttggctctgataccaattgtaaaacccttGCAGGATCTATCAATGATATCAACAAAGTCTTGTGAAGGTGCAGAaaacaatcacaagatgattcaagatcaAAACAATAATCAATAAGCTgtaatataaaacaatgtaaacacAAACCAAGAAATCTTGCATTCAACGATTTACGAAGACTGATACAAGACTCTTCCTTGAACTCGCAACCCACTATTCAACCAACAACCTCAACCCTAAGGTTGAGGTTTGTTTAAATACTAACTATCTAGGCCGAAACCTAAGCCCACAAGCTAACCCGGTTGCGACATAACCCAAACCACCTAATCGGCCCATACACATATATTAGAGAAATACACAAAACAACCCCTATACTATGCAAACCtacatgtataaaccttcaggttccaacaggAAGGTTTTAACATTCTTGTGAATGTTTCTGCAGTTAAACTGTTTATGGGAAGAGGAGCACCCTGTATGAGCACATGGGCATTATCTTTTGAAAactttttatttaaataataacTCAAAAATCTAGGAAATAATAAGAAAGCCTTTTTATCAACATTTTTGACCAAATCATTAAAAATTTCTTGGGAGTAATTAAAATTTTCTTTTTGCAAAATAGCATACCCAAGTGTTGAATTTTTAATGGAATTTCATTTAATCTCGTGGTCTTATTAGATACACACATAAGAAGAGTGTGAAAGAAAAATCTCATGGCAGGAGGAAAGCTGCCTTTCTGCAGAGTATCTTTCTTCATTTGCTCCTCATAACCTCTTTCTTGAAAATCATTTTAATACTCTGTTTAtggaaaagaatttttaccttGAATATCGTTGAGTTCAAAAACTTTAGAAATAGTTTGAGGTGTGATCGAGAATTTGACTCCCTTTATTGAGGAATTTATAGCTACAACCTTTTTATCCACCGTTTCAAGAGCTGCAATTTTCCAAAATTCCCTTTGAGTAGCAAGGTAGACGGTTGCTCGTAGgtaagcaaagttttgtactttgtgGATGAAAGTGTGTCGATGATGGAATCAACGGTTGAGGTTTCACTAGGTTTATCAAATATGCCCAAGAAATTGTGTGAAAACTTGAATGGAATCTCAATCGTGGTTGAGTCCTTTTGTTTGGTTTTACTCGATTGTTTCACCATGATTAAATCGgggatgaagaagatgaaatgAGGACGATGAGGGTTGTGAAAATATTTGGGAAAACTGTTTTAGAAAGGAGTTTTGAATTTGCTTCGACGgtaaaaaccctgtttggggttttttatcagggttttatagacaggaaaagtgaatgctgacgtggcagcggttacaaagatcTGATGGTCAAAACGCTGTCCACGTAACAACCTCTGATGgaaatggatgacagttgttttaggaaaccactgatggagcAGTACCAGTGGTTTTTTTTTAAAGGGAAAAATGAAAACAATGGGTGactttaactatcagtggatagcctttATCAGTGGATAGAAACAATGAAGTTTTGACAACAGTATTTATCAATGAAAACAGgaaacagaggttgactttcatcGGTGGATAGTTTTTAACAAACAGATGAGTGACCcaaaacagtggttatggcagattTTTAAGGATCAATGAAAAAtcttcatttttagctatttttaaggatggatttttaattttctgaaaacattttaatgcttttatacatagaaaaacaggattttccGGTTACTTTATGTTAAGCAGGTCAAACATAGAAATCAACTTTTCAAGGGTAGATATGACTAATGTTTTAAGTTAGCACATCTTCCAGTTGACCTTTAGTTGAACCATGAGACAGAAGAATCAAACATTTTttatagcaatccctcacaaagtgatgtctgatgatGATTAATGATGAATCAATGGGATATTGAATCTTTTGATGATATATTTCAACTACTTGACTGTCCTGCATAAAAGAAGTCTTTTGAGTAATTATATCAAAGTTCAATAACATATTTTGGAAATAACCAAAACAACTGGACTTTTCAGCTTGCCACAGCATCATAATATTCTTCAATCAGTGGTTGTGACAACATCTGCTGTTAGTGCTTAGTCGAAATATCATGAGCCTTGACAACCATGTTCCAACATATGCAATGTTCTTTAAGGACCCACTTTTTACCAATTTTGACTCTCATCCTTTGGTAGTGGTGCAAGTTTTCAGACTTGCTTTCCCTGTACTGTTGAAGCTCCTCTTCCATGACAAACACCCAATTTTCTGTCTTTTAGTTCCTCAATGGTACATGACTTGTTGATGGAATGGTAGAAAATCAAGAAGAGGACAAAAGTTTTGGGATAGACTTTATGTGAGAATCCCTTTTCAAATGATGTTATCAAGGTTTGGTACAATGGATGAGGTTTAAAAGGGACTGATGTTCAAAATGtgaggctgcagatgtgaatcaccTGAGCTAACATCTGTTGGTGACTTTTGATGATCCAACAGCTGTTTGAGATGAAAGTGAAAGAATCATGAATGTAGGTTTAACATACTGATGATTTTTATCCATTTTGATGGAGTTTATCAACAGTGGTTTGGGAATTAACAACTAGAAGGCTATTTTGGTCAAGTACTTGTTTATTTATCAGTGGATGAGCTTTTTCAACTGTTTTGAATTGCAGCTGCTCAGATGAAAGACATGGTTTTGACTTGTGAGAACACAATATCATATCAAACATCTGTTGATGAAGATTTTGAATTATCTGCAAAACCAAAGACTTGACAAGCgaattttaggtgcaagtttatcATCATTATCAAAATAGCAGGGTTTTCATGAAATTTAATGAAGGTTTTCCACATGCCCAGTCCTTGCTTATAACACTTTAGATATAGGCAGTgattgagtatcccagatgattaCAACTATGAAGTGACCTGCTCACAGTGATTTTAAAGGCTTTTTGTGAACCTTATTACCATGTgaaaaaattctgaaaatttggcctaatttttatttaataaccAAACTGGTGATACTTTTGGTTACCTGAACTCCCTGATATAGTGATTATGCATGATTGATGGATGACAAATGTTTGACCAAATATGTAGATCTCCTgtggactcttaagtgttttggatttatactcttttcttttgaattcaaaagttttgagataaatacacttttgagtttttgtgatttttcttcTTTCCCTATTTACCCTTTTCATTAACAAATGTTGTAACATTCACTGGAAAGGTTTTTAAGGGAGGAATACTTGATCCAGAATCATTttcagtaatgttttgagagatttggacatTGTTACACATGCTTATGCCAAATTTCACATTACTCATGACCTAGACTTCTTAATACCAACACATAACCTTTGTAGGATCCTACTCTTTTATCACAAGTGATTTTGAATAGATTCCAACTCCTTTTAACAACTCTGGTATTTTCCATCAGAAGTTTGGAGTTGATCCCTAGTTATGTTCGATGTATATTATAAGACTGCTAATTTTCTTTATGATGCTTCAACAAAATTGATTTGATCCTTTTGAAGGATttttcaacctgtttttcaacatGTAAGATCATGTAACTAAAGTTTTATTTACCTCTTTTGATGTTAACAAAGACACTAATGCTTTTAACTGAACATATACCTCTGTTGACATAAGGTGACACCTTAGCAGCAGTCATGATGGAATCATCATAGTTCTTCAACATAAACACTGCATCTATAATGATTTAATTCATGATACTTCCAGTGTTACGTGACTCCAACGTGATAGAtaacatcttggttgttttacagaatTTTTTGAATAATCAACTTTGGACGTGATTAAACGTTACTctatttttcaactaaatacgatcatccttagcatcaataaattttgagctgaactgttatgtcaaattgattgttagatcgaatttgactgtccaggctctgataccaattgttaggatctgaggtcctcatgattgtgtttgtttgtaataaTTAAACAATGAATAAATGTAAAACAGAGATCTAATGCAGCGGAAATAtgacaaactttgtaaacacaatcaaaggaacaATAGTTTTCATAAACATGTGAATCTCATTAGAATCGAAAGATTATAATCAAAAGATTACATGCATGCTTACATACTAATACTCCCCCTCAGCTCGAGCTCCATGGTTGATCGTACAAGATGAAAGAATTGAAGGAGAAAACTCCTTAAATAGAACAGTGcaaactgttctatttatagtgcacatcaaaccactgaagcatctaagctgacgtcaccatgaaagtgacacctaacaacctaacaacctataaccACTGATCTAGTATAAGCACTGTTGTCAAACAGCTGATTACAATACAAAATACAAAGACAGGTTAAACTATTGTTTCTTCATACCACTGCTTCAGCCCTAGTAGTGCTTTGGTCTTTAGCAACACTTGagtcaaggcagtagattgaccATCAGTACTTAGTCTTCAATAGTCTTTGAATGGACATCAGTTGTTGTGGATAACAGTTGTTGTAGTAGAACAGTTGATAGAAGACATCAGTTGTTagaatcactttcaaggggaaagtctAATGTAAACCACTGCTTATGTAGGATCCACtgttctgaaccagttttggctttacatcatctgttcctttgtagggttcaatcccaatgttaaacatgtaaaatgaagaaagaaagaaaataaaataaataagagaAACAAATAACAAGAAAGAATCACTTAGTTTTGACTCATCTtatatgtatcctttgatgatttccgcactttgggttttttaagagattatcttaggggctgtttggtagcctgtTAATGATTCCATTAAGAGGCTACATCTGAATGGGATAGAGTTAAGTGTGTTTGGTTTGTTAAGTGGACACCTCTTAATGGTTCATGGGCCTCTGACCGATTCAGTTTTAAAACATATCTGAATGAAAAATAAAGACCAAAATACCCACGTACGTAACACACGTTCCTTGCATCTTCTCTTCTCCTCTCTTCTGGCGACCACCATCCAAGCAAATCAACTTCCAAGCAAAACTTCGATCACAACCAGGTATGTTCGATCGCTCTGTCTGCGTTTTGGAAACTAGCTAGGGTTTTTTTTAAGTATTGATTCGCCAATATGTTTGATCGTTTATGTATTTGAGCATTCTGGTATGTTTAATTATCTTTAAGTATTGAACTTTTATATTGTCTGCGTTTTTTTAAGTATTGTCTGCGTTTTATTAGTCTATTTGTCCATAGTAATGGAGAAAGTGATGCTAAAGCTTTCATTTACTATGTTAATGTTCCAATCTGATTTGGAATTTTGGAGTATTTATATATTGTGCTGTTGAATCTAACAACTTTTATTCCTTTTATCATTTAGGTTTTAAACTGTGATTAGTCCACATATAAGGCTTTGACTAGTTACCCCTGATGTATATCTCCCTTAACGAGTCATTTTTGCTGTCATCTAGCTTTGATGAATTTCAATCACATGTAGATCAAAGTTGATTGGAAAGTGTAccactaggggtgtaaacaagcccaaaGGCTCAAGAGCTACTCGTTATCGGCTCGGTTAAAGGCTCGAACAAACCGAGCTTTAACGAGCCCGAGTCCGAGCTCAAGCCTGAAttagagctcgtttagttatcgagcccgagctcgagcctgaagtACAAAGCGAGCCAacctaaacgagcccaaacaaaaatttatttattttttaaataatataataatagtgATTATAACATTGCTCGAGCCGAGCATTGGCGCGTTTAAGCTATATTGaagcgagctcgagccgagcttttagctcgtttgaggttctcaaaatagctcgagccgagtcgagccaggctcgagctttgggtttgacttgcgagccgagctcgagctcaaataagtaggctcgaatcgagccgatctcgagctcgagcttcataaaaccatgacgagccgagcgCGAGCccagtcgagctcgggctcggcccggctcgtttgcacccctatgtACCACTATGTTCATCATGAAACTGTAGGAAAGAATGGCCAAGTTTTTACAAGATACGTCAcatgttttgataaaaaaaatcaaaggatGATCTTTATTGCTATTAATAATCCTTGTTACCATTTTGAGAGGGAACATGGCATATGCCCCTTAACCTTCAAGCAGCTAAAATTGGATGTTAATAACATTAAAAAGGAGCAACTATCTATGTTGTCATTTGTGATGCATGATGCATGGTGTGGAGATGTGCATATAGAGTCGTTCCAACCTTTTTAGAGACCCTAAGCGAACTACGAAGTGGGGGCCCTAATTTCGCCCATAAACTCTCCTCCAATCCCGATGGACCTGTCACCATGTATGATTACCGTTACTTTTTTCATCTAGTGATAGCCTATAGCCTAGAAATTGAAAGGAGGTTGTGATGGGAAGTGGGAAAGATGATTGCGGCTGTATTTTAGGGGCTTTAGGCCGCTGAATAATGATGATTAGGTTGATGGTTATTGCTATGTTGTAATTGCCGAAAATTAATGTGAAATTGGCTTTAAACCGGGCCTTTTTTTGCTAAACAATATTTACTTTGGGTTTTTTCAATGAAAAACTAGTTTAGTTTTAAAATAAACGTATTTATTTGGGCCTAAtacatatactatatataaaacTTTCTAAAAACTTCAAGGCCCTTATTTTATGATGGCCCTAGGCCCATGCCTAGATTGACAAGCCTATGGAGCCGGCCCTGTGTGCATATATTCACTATTTAAAAAACATGTTGCTATCTATTTTCATGAAGATTACTTTAGGTGTTTTACTGTACAGTGCTTCTTATTTATCCACTCAGATGGATTGGCTGGGTTACACATATGCTTGCATGTATGTCTTTATTATGTGATCTTGTCACCACTTAGTTCTACCCATTTAATATCCATATTTGCATAAAGAGATTCAAAGATTGATGCTTCGATTTGATTGAATCTtgcttttattttgttttgaaatGTTAAAAGAAATGGCACAAAAAAAGGGTAGGATTAGTTGGAAGCAAGAGAGTGTTGACAAAACATTTCTTGAAGCATGTATTGTAGAAGTAACACTCCATGGCCGTGAAGGAAGCAGCCTTAAACAAAGCTCATGGAAGAATGTGGCGGAAAAGTTGAAAACCGAACACAATTTCATAGCGGATCAAAAACAAATGAAGAAAATGTTAGCCAGTTCGTTCATGACATAGAATGGGGTTCACAAGACATCGAGTATATGACTACTTTACGTAACCAGATAGCTAGTCAActaatttgaaatgtttaaaatttaaattcTACGCAAATTATTAATTTCTAGTTGAATTTTAGTATgttttttaagaattttgaagGATTTATATGTAATTTGGATTTTCTATAATGTTACGTATTTTCATTTTATAAGTATTAATCTTCCAGAACCGTCATTCAGAGCACTAACCAAACAGATACATTTCATTCAGCATAAAATAGTTCAGAGGGGTAAAGTAGTCATTGTGCATAGTCATTCAGAGGTCCAACCAAACAACACTTTttggttcagcacttactggTTCCGAGTCTCTTacccattcagacctcttactgattcatcACTTACCCATTCAGaggttgccaaacagccccttagttattgtggcatgtccctcttttggaggtaaCGCTACCCTCGgtcatattggtctgagtcaatAAGGATACAGTCCTGCAAGGCCGgcttattgaaagataattaagaaagttattaatgcaaaatgtggcatgtctctcttttggaggcaacggtACCCttggccatattggtctgagtcagcagggatactgTCCTGCAAGGCCGGTTttaagttttaatagtagtttgttTATAAGGGATTACAAATCATTCTTACTTCCCCCAATTTGATGTTATCTGCCACaagggaagtcctaataagcttgaatcaggtcctcgcaggatctatacactgaacgaggaaAGAACTTtgcccaaaccacccttctaacccctttccaggcagttaacgtgctttatatagactataaagacacgaatgagtgaatcaacaaaacatgaagaataatagaataa encodes:
- the LOC110924066 gene encoding uncharacterized protein LOC110924066, with the translated sequence MDITWQMAMAAFRAQKFVKRTGKNRWGNAWNGAAKVPFNLRCFNCHEEGHYARNCPKPLVNRDQTPATPAQPATPNRERALVTTTSIADAAASGSPQPQGLAQALVVQPNINFDWSSEIERLNISAPENQTATSNIAFMTSSEHGPKPEEETAADDFAFMTQILSAPVKGLTKEEMIALK